The Flavobacterium piscisymbiosum genome includes a region encoding these proteins:
- a CDS encoding CDGSH iron-sulfur domain-containing protein: MSKTKLIINKNGSIKIEGDFEIMDSEGTVYGLQGRAALGLCRCGLSANKPFCDGGHRNNFEHDSIAFDLPPMKTN; the protein is encoded by the coding sequence ATGAGCAAGACAAAATTAATCATCAATAAAAACGGATCTATCAAAATCGAAGGTGATTTCGAAATAATGGATTCAGAAGGAACAGTTTACGGATTACAAGGAAGAGCAGCATTAGGACTTTGCCGTTGCGGATTATCTGCAAACAAACCTTTTTGCGACGGAGGACACCGTAATAATTTCGAACACGATTCTATCGCATTCGATTTACCACCAATGAAAACAAACTAA
- a CDS encoding DMP19 family protein — translation MEEFGRILVSETAMNSENLQDVIHSNISVINLMREEGVDDEFIHEDALMSYYLDYYYSQYAEGNFSQFVYKSGWNKELNELIEEGLALIGAEKHLELFQQQSKKVKLMSSVKLNKFVSGKLEGVNPVRDSLNNDTFFELEENLITLNANFLKNHPDFEVLSVDDMFAALEEYVGHEIKRA, via the coding sequence ATGGAGGAGTTCGGTAGAATACTAGTTTCTGAAACGGCAATGAATAGTGAAAATCTTCAGGATGTGATTCATTCTAATATTTCGGTAATTAATTTAATGCGTGAGGAAGGTGTCGATGACGAGTTTATTCACGAAGATGCGTTGATGAGTTATTATCTCGATTATTACTATTCGCAATATGCGGAAGGGAATTTTTCGCAGTTTGTTTATAAATCGGGTTGGAACAAGGAATTGAACGAACTTATCGAAGAAGGTTTGGCTTTAATTGGCGCCGAAAAACATCTTGAATTGTTTCAGCAACAAAGCAAAAAGGTAAAACTAATGAGCAGCGTAAAGCTGAATAAATTTGTAAGCGGAAAACTGGAAGGTGTAAATCCGGTTCGCGATTCTTTGAATAATGATACGTTTTTTGAACTTGAAGAAAACCTGATTACGCTAAATGCTAATTTCCTGAAAAACCATCCTGATTTCGAAGTACTTTCTGTAGATGATATGTTTGCTGCTTTGGAGGAATATGTGGGGCATGAGATTAAGAGGGCTTAA
- a CDS encoding pentapeptide repeat-containing protein, with amino-acid sequence MENAKIIKRIGYISLAIGVLTLLIFHNYPESWIFKPFVQDTYANFSFELLSISATILLINYLYENKEIENNKKRLIRELGSEDKGFTSRALKEIKELGYLTDGSLNGIDLSKANLEGLDFSNACLENTIFNNALLNKAIFKYANLKNTSFLNAELRESNFENAIFDKTVLKNSNLY; translated from the coding sequence TTGGAAAACGCAAAAATTATAAAAAGAATTGGTTACATCAGCCTTGCCATTGGTGTTCTAACACTCTTAATCTTCCATAATTATCCTGAAAGTTGGATTTTTAAACCATTCGTACAAGATACATATGCAAATTTTTCTTTTGAACTTTTAAGTATTTCTGCTACGATTTTATTGATAAATTATCTTTATGAGAACAAAGAAATTGAAAACAACAAAAAACGACTTATTAGAGAACTAGGAAGCGAAGACAAAGGGTTCACTTCTAGGGCACTAAAAGAGATTAAGGAACTAGGCTATTTAACAGATGGCAGCTTGAACGGGATAGATTTATCAAAAGCAAATTTAGAGGGATTGGATTTCTCTAATGCCTGTTTGGAAAACACTATTTTTAACAACGCATTACTAAATAAAGCGATCTTTAAATATGCAAATTTAAAAAATACCAGTTTTCTAAATGCCGAATTAAGAGAAAGTAATTTTGAAAATGCGATATTTGACAAAACCGTACTTAAAAATTCTAATTTGTATTGA
- a CDS encoding NACHT domain-containing protein, translating into MLNYIIEEIISKYLGYKRNHEDVMKIHQSLEQYINKEYNKLNQTKNLIFRNEPINFNENYIPLTLTSKTKNFRVNDPINLIKEYEYIGIIGSAGSGKTTILKHIALSCIENQYKIPIYIELRNLESKILSFEDYIASSVNEDFPDQIKSLFKSGEFIFLFDGFDEIDYVEGNDFITKIDSFINKYNNNIFVMTSRPGTNIESIPPLHIFNINPLNSDDIYLYVNKINLPNKLKRDILDNIKNNYNLKGILNIPLFLSLYIASYNNGNKNFLDKKSIFFRNIIDALFSHHDSISKLGYVRDKISELNKDELEKITTALAFRMLFSGKFELSKDDIYKEFDIIKRTTKIAFENEKLLFDLTITINILLDEENHYIFPHILILEYLTCLFISRLDNTFKQEFYNKLARNSRIYLSQNFYDFLHELDYKYFTKYYIIALLKNYLKNTINFSDEENFRDIKNGTIIPYIAEKYGPKYDLYETLNMLELEFINDDNNSFSNDLFDVL; encoded by the coding sequence ATGCTTAACTATATTATAGAAGAAATTATATCTAAATATTTAGGATATAAGAGAAATCATGAAGATGTAATGAAAATACATCAATCATTAGAACAATATATAAATAAAGAATACAATAAATTAAATCAAACAAAAAACTTAATTTTCAGAAATGAGCCAATCAATTTTAACGAAAATTATATCCCATTAACATTAACAAGTAAAACAAAAAATTTCAGAGTAAATGATCCAATTAATTTAATAAAGGAATATGAGTATATTGGAATTATTGGTTCTGCAGGTAGTGGCAAAACAACCATACTAAAACACATTGCACTTTCTTGTATTGAAAATCAATATAAAATACCTATTTATATTGAACTTAGAAACTTAGAATCTAAAATTTTAAGTTTTGAAGATTATATTGCTTCATCAGTTAACGAAGATTTTCCTGATCAAATAAAATCCTTATTTAAATCTGGAGAATTTATATTTTTATTTGATGGATTTGATGAAATTGACTACGTAGAAGGTAATGATTTTATAACTAAAATTGACAGTTTTATTAACAAATATAATAACAACATTTTTGTTATGACTTCTCGTCCTGGTACAAATATTGAAAGTATTCCACCCTTACATATTTTTAATATTAATCCTTTAAATTCTGACGATATTTATTTATATGTTAATAAAATAAATTTACCTAATAAACTAAAAAGAGATATTCTTGACAATATTAAGAATAATTATAATTTAAAGGGGATTCTTAATATACCTTTATTCTTATCACTTTATATTGCTTCTTACAATAATGGCAATAAAAACTTTTTAGATAAAAAAAGTATCTTCTTTAGAAATATCATTGATGCACTATTCTCACATCATGATTCTATATCTAAATTAGGTTATGTAAGGGATAAAATCTCAGAATTAAACAAAGATGAACTTGAAAAAATAACAACAGCTCTTGCATTTAGAATGCTTTTTTCTGGAAAATTCGAACTATCTAAGGATGATATTTACAAAGAATTTGATATCATAAAAAGAACAACAAAAATAGCTTTTGAGAATGAAAAATTATTATTTGATTTAACAATTACAATAAATATACTTTTAGATGAAGAAAATCATTATATTTTTCCTCACATTTTAATATTAGAATATCTTACTTGTTTATTTATTAGCAGACTAGACAACACTTTTAAACAAGAATTTTACAACAAACTAGCAAGAAACAGTAGAATTTATTTGAGTCAAAATTTTTATGATTTTTTACACGAATTAGACTATAAGTACTTTACTAAATATTATATAATAGCATTATTGAAAAATTACTTAAAGAATACTATCAATTTTTCAGATGAAGAAAATTTTCGTGATATAAAAAATGGAACTATAATACCATATATAGCTGAAAAATATGGACCTAAATATGATTTGTATGAAACACTAAATATGTTGGAACTTGAATTTATAAATGATGATAATAATAGCTTTTCAAATGATTTATTTGATGTTTTATAA
- the metG gene encoding methionine--tRNA ligase translates to MIQNPKRYTITAALPYTNGPIHIGHLAGVYVPADIYSRYLRLQGKDVAFICGSDEHGVAISMKAKKEGITPQEVIDKYDGIIRKSFADFGISFDNYSRTSAKIHHDTAQEFFRTLYDKGDFIEETTEQLYDAKADQFLADRFVVGTCPKCGNDGAYGDQCENCGSTLNATDLINPKSTITGETPILKSTKHWFLPLDRYTEFLTEWILVGHKNDWKPNVYGQVKSWVDGGLEPRAVTRDLDWGIDVPVEGAEGKKLYVWFDAPIGYISSTKEWALREGKDWEPYWKDEDTKLVHFIGKDNIVFHCIIFPAMLKAEGSYILPDNVPANEFLNLEGNKLSTSKNWAVWLHEYLEEFPEKQDVLRYALTSNAPETKDNDFTWKDFQARNNNELADNLGNFVNRVVVLTQKYYDGVVPNPNKFNEVDEAALAEVKAYPAVIASSIERYRFREALNELMNLARLGNKYLADEEPWKLIKTDAERVKTQMYVALQITTALSILSEPFLPFTAKKLNSILKLDGNLKWNDIVDSSELISPNHQIQTEKADVLFAKIEDEEIQKQIDKLEATKTANLAENKQPEPQKELIQYEDFAKMDLRVGTIIEAEKMPKANKLLVLKIDTGIDVRTIVSGIAESFSPEEIIGKRVTVLANLAPRALRGVESQGMILMTTNAEGKLVFVNPDTDAPNGETIN, encoded by the coding sequence ATGATACAGAATCCTAAGAGATATACTATTACGGCGGCATTGCCTTACACCAACGGACCTATACATATTGGGCATTTGGCGGGGGTTTACGTGCCTGCAGATATTTATTCGAGATATTTACGTTTGCAAGGAAAAGACGTTGCGTTTATTTGCGGAAGCGATGAACACGGGGTTGCAATTTCGATGAAAGCCAAAAAAGAAGGAATTACACCACAAGAAGTTATTGATAAATATGACGGAATTATCAGAAAATCATTCGCTGATTTCGGAATTTCGTTTGATAATTATTCCCGTACTTCGGCTAAGATTCATCATGATACGGCTCAGGAATTCTTTAGAACATTGTATGATAAAGGCGATTTTATTGAAGAAACAACAGAGCAATTGTACGATGCAAAAGCAGATCAGTTTTTAGCAGATCGTTTTGTTGTTGGAACTTGCCCAAAATGTGGCAATGACGGAGCTTACGGAGATCAGTGTGAAAATTGCGGATCGACTTTGAATGCGACGGATTTAATAAACCCAAAATCGACGATTACCGGAGAAACTCCGATCTTGAAATCTACAAAACACTGGTTTTTACCTCTTGACAGATATACTGAGTTCTTGACAGAATGGATTTTGGTTGGACATAAAAACGACTGGAAACCTAATGTTTACGGACAAGTAAAATCTTGGGTTGATGGCGGATTGGAACCTCGTGCGGTAACGCGTGACCTTGATTGGGGAATTGATGTTCCGGTTGAAGGTGCCGAAGGAAAAAAATTATATGTTTGGTTTGATGCGCCTATTGGATATATTTCATCTACGAAAGAGTGGGCTTTACGCGAAGGAAAAGACTGGGAACCATATTGGAAGGATGAAGACACCAAACTGGTTCATTTTATCGGGAAAGACAATATTGTTTTTCACTGTATCATTTTCCCTGCGATGCTTAAAGCCGAAGGAAGCTACATTTTGCCGGACAATGTTCCTGCAAATGAGTTTTTAAACTTGGAAGGAAATAAACTTTCGACTTCTAAAAATTGGGCGGTTTGGTTGCACGAATATTTAGAAGAATTTCCGGAGAAACAAGACGTTTTGCGTTATGCATTAACATCAAACGCTCCCGAAACTAAGGATAACGATTTTACATGGAAAGATTTCCAGGCTAGAAATAACAATGAACTTGCGGATAATTTAGGAAACTTTGTTAATCGTGTCGTTGTTCTTACTCAAAAATATTATGACGGAGTTGTTCCTAACCCTAATAAATTTAATGAAGTTGATGAAGCAGCTTTAGCAGAAGTAAAAGCATATCCTGCAGTAATTGCAAGCTCTATTGAAAGATACAGATTTAGAGAAGCGTTAAACGAATTAATGAATTTGGCTCGTCTTGGAAATAAATATCTGGCAGATGAGGAACCTTGGAAATTAATTAAAACAGATGCAGAAAGAGTTAAAACTCAAATGTATGTTGCGTTGCAAATCACAACAGCTTTAAGCATTTTATCTGAACCATTTTTACCGTTTACAGCTAAAAAATTAAATTCAATTTTAAAATTAGATGGTAATTTGAAATGGAATGATATTGTAGATTCATCTGAATTAATTTCTCCAAATCATCAAATTCAAACGGAAAAAGCCGATGTGCTTTTCGCAAAAATAGAAGACGAAGAAATACAAAAACAAATAGATAAATTGGAAGCTACAAAAACTGCAAATCTTGCCGAAAACAAACAGCCGGAACCTCAAAAAGAATTGATTCAGTATGAGGATTTCGCCAAAATGGATTTACGCGTAGGAACAATCATTGAAGCCGAAAAAATGCCAAAAGCCAACAAACTTTTAGTGCTTAAAATCGATACCGGAATCGACGTTCGTACAATTGTTTCAGGAATTGCCGAAAGCTTTTCGCCAGAAGAAATCATTGGTAAACGTGTTACGGTTTTAGCCAACTTAGCGCCAAGAGCTCTACGCGGAGTTGAAAGCCAGGGTATGATCTTAATGACAACAAACGCCGAAGGAAAATTAGTATTTGTAAATCCTGATACTGATGCGCCGAATGGTGAAACTATAAACTAA
- a CDS encoding pentapeptide repeat-containing protein, whose product MLNNSKISNSDFLNSNFELVELIDVQINNSKFDRATFKLSNLTRAKFIECNLTGANFNNTNLKNSTFERCDLKNVEDWHKSSELASCNYSTSVNIPNIN is encoded by the coding sequence ATACTTAACAATTCGAAAATTTCCAATTCTGATTTTTTAAATTCCAATTTTGAACTTGTAGAATTAATTGATGTTCAGATTAATAATTCCAAATTTGATAGAGCTACATTTAAACTTTCCAATTTAACGAGAGCAAAATTTATAGAATGTAATTTAACCGGAGCAAATTTCAACAACACTAATTTAAAAAATTCTACATTTGAAAGATGTGATCTTAAAAATGTAGAAGATTGGCATAAATCTTCCGAATTAGCAAGTTGTAATTATAGCACTTCAGTAAATATTCCAAATATAAACTAA
- a CDS encoding flotillin family protein, with amino-acid sequence MNPIILIAVAAIVLFVTISALISRYKRCPSDKILVIYGRTGGTSAKCVHGGGAFIWPVIQDYAFLDLKPLSIEANLTNALSRQNIRVDVPCRFTIAISTETDSMNTAAERLLGLSSEQIQELAKDILFGQLRLVIATMTIEEINSDRDKFLDNISKNVDSELKKIGLKLINVNVTDIKDESGYIEALGKEAAAKAINEAKISVAEQEKIGETGKALADREKDTQIAETHRDRDVKIAITQKDREISIATASKDETIGKAEAARDTRVKTSEANAIAIQGENEAKIAIANSEALRREKEAESLRIAITAEKVQQAKALEESYVAEQKAELARSERERSTQIANIVIPAEIAKQRAIIEAQAAAETIRENAKGEADAIFAKMEAEAKGLFEILTKQAEGYKEVVAAAGGDPSKAFQLLLLEKLPELVRTQVEAVKNIKIDKITVWDSGNGQGDNGNSSTANFVSGMMKTVPPLNDLFNMAGLNLPSYLKGEDAPEVPPTIEVVEKEE; translated from the coding sequence ATGAACCCAATTATTTTAATTGCAGTTGCGGCAATCGTTTTATTCGTAACAATTTCGGCATTAATTTCAAGGTACAAACGTTGTCCTTCTGATAAAATCTTAGTCATTTATGGTCGTACCGGCGGAACATCGGCAAAATGTGTTCACGGTGGTGGTGCTTTTATCTGGCCGGTGATTCAGGATTATGCATTTTTAGATTTAAAACCGCTTTCGATCGAGGCTAACCTGACCAATGCTTTAAGCAGACAAAATATTAGAGTCGACGTTCCTTGTCGATTTACTATTGCAATTTCTACAGAAACTGATAGTATGAATACGGCTGCAGAAAGACTTTTAGGGTTATCATCAGAACAAATTCAGGAACTGGCAAAAGATATTTTATTCGGACAATTACGTTTGGTAATTGCAACGATGACTATTGAAGAAATCAATTCTGACCGTGATAAATTTTTGGATAATATTTCGAAAAACGTTGACAGTGAACTAAAGAAAATTGGTTTAAAATTAATCAACGTAAACGTTACCGATATTAAAGACGAGTCTGGCTATATTGAAGCTCTTGGAAAAGAAGCGGCTGCAAAAGCAATTAACGAAGCAAAAATTAGCGTTGCTGAGCAGGAAAAAATTGGAGAAACCGGTAAAGCTCTTGCTGATAGAGAAAAAGACACTCAAATCGCTGAAACACACAGAGACAGAGATGTAAAAATCGCTATCACACAAAAAGACAGAGAAATTAGTATTGCAACTGCCTCTAAAGATGAAACTATTGGAAAAGCAGAAGCTGCAAGAGATACAAGGGTAAAAACATCTGAAGCCAATGCAATTGCAATTCAGGGAGAAAATGAGGCCAAGATTGCTATTGCAAATTCTGAAGCTTTACGTAGAGAAAAAGAAGCAGAATCATTGCGTATTGCGATAACTGCCGAGAAAGTACAACAGGCAAAAGCACTCGAAGAATCGTATGTTGCTGAGCAAAAAGCCGAGTTAGCGCGTTCTGAAAGAGAACGTTCTACACAGATTGCGAACATTGTAATTCCTGCTGAAATTGCCAAACAAAGAGCAATCATCGAAGCACAGGCTGCTGCCGAAACTATAAGAGAGAATGCAAAAGGAGAAGCTGATGCGATTTTTGCTAAAATGGAAGCAGAAGCAAAAGGTCTCTTTGAAATATTGACCAAGCAGGCCGAAGGTTACAAAGAAGTTGTGGCTGCTGCAGGAGGAGATCCGAGCAAAGCTTTCCAACTATTATTATTAGAAAAACTTCCAGAATTGGTTAGAACTCAGGTTGAAGCCGTTAAAAACATTAAAATTGATAAAATTACGGTTTGGGATTCAGGTAACGGACAAGGCGATAACGGAAATTCATCTACTGCAAACTTTGTTTCAGGAATGATGAAAACGGTCCCTCCATTGAATGACTTATTTAATATGGCCGGACTTAATTTACCTTCTTATTTAAAAGGCGAAGATGCTCCAGAAGTTCCTCCAACAATTGAAGTTGTAGAAAAAGAAGAATAA
- a CDS encoding SMI1/KNR4 family protein, translating to MNKNLLISISEKAIKYEDFNFTSEQIENNWLGTVPATEKQINDAENKLGIKLPEDYIEFIRITNGFSAPNDIEPSFENIENIDFLKNIDDFVIEAYAYLPELENAIQIAGISEEQYFLLLPPKSKDEEWKYWKFANWYPGEHPYENLKEYFEDVLRFIIDQHKS from the coding sequence ATGAACAAAAATTTACTAATTAGTATTTCGGAAAAAGCAATTAAATACGAAGATTTCAATTTTACATCTGAACAAATTGAAAATAATTGGCTCGGAACTGTTCCGGCTACCGAAAAACAGATTAATGATGCAGAAAACAAACTTGGCATAAAACTACCAGAAGATTATATTGAATTCATTCGAATAACTAATGGTTTTTCAGCACCAAATGATATCGAACCAAGTTTTGAAAATATAGAAAACATTGACTTCTTAAAAAATATTGATGATTTTGTAATCGAAGCTTATGCATATTTACCCGAATTAGAGAATGCTATACAAATTGCAGGAATATCCGAAGAACAATATTTTTTACTACTTCCTCCAAAATCAAAAGACGAAGAATGGAAATATTGGAAGTTTGCAAATTGGTATCCGGGTGAACATCCTTACGAAAATCTAAAAGAGTATTTTGAAGATGTTCTTCGCTTTATAATTGATCAACATAAATCATAA
- a CDS encoding NfeD family protein → MELLDSLPTLLKSFWYIAIPTSIIFIIQTIITFTGLDVADGFDTDFHADVHDGGSDFQLFSLRNLINFLLGFSWTGISFYSLIGDQPVLLIIASFIVGVLFVVLFFLVIKQVQKLAEDNSFKITNTLNKTAEVYLTIPENKKGKGKIMISVNGAFHELEAMTENDRIPSGAVVRVVKIENNNILIVESI, encoded by the coding sequence ATGGAACTGCTAGATAGTTTACCCACTTTACTTAAATCTTTTTGGTATATCGCTATTCCAACAAGTATCATTTTTATTATTCAGACCATTATTACCTTCACCGGTCTTGACGTAGCCGATGGTTTTGACACTGACTTTCATGCAGATGTACACGATGGAGGTTCAGACTTTCAGCTTTTTTCGTTAAGAAATCTTATCAATTTTTTATTAGGATTTAGCTGGACCGGAATTTCTTTTTATTCCCTAATTGGCGATCAACCGGTATTGCTCATCATTGCTTCATTTATCGTTGGGGTTTTATTCGTTGTTTTATTCTTTCTGGTTATCAAACAAGTACAAAAATTAGCCGAAGACAATTCGTTTAAAATAACCAATACATTAAATAAAACTGCCGAAGTTTATTTGACCATTCCCGAAAACAAAAAAGGAAAAGGAAAAATTATGATTAGTGTAAACGGTGCTTTTCACGAACTTGAGGCCATGACCGAAAATGACAGAATCCCATCAGGAGCGGTAGTTAGAGTAGTAAAAATAGAAAATAATAATATTTTAATAGTAGAATCCATTTAA
- a CDS encoding PhzF family phenazine biosynthesis protein, whose amino-acid sequence MKDRTALEYYVLDVFSNKSYKGNPLSVVFTDGNLELETYHNIAKEFGYSETSFVYYSTIQKALNVRSFTPTGFEVDGAGHNLLGAVCAALFKKISIFHEQNETNHFVIMKDNPIPLTTSFDPVTEYPIVQMHQKPAVALKEVPASLIAKAIGLAIDDLTVGDLLPTIVQTEVAHIMVPIKNRRFLHDCIPDNKRLIEISKEYGFEGFYCFTIFDAKHENIVEARFFNPLIGIDEDAATGTAAGPLIGFLTKTKYTKPNTEYKILQGVKLNQPSLIEVMARENDILVGGSAVITMKGEIYI is encoded by the coding sequence ATGAAAGATAGAACAGCATTAGAATACTACGTTTTGGATGTATTCTCTAATAAAAGTTACAAAGGAAATCCGTTGTCTGTTGTTTTTACTGATGGCAATCTGGAGTTAGAAACCTATCATAATATCGCAAAGGAATTTGGCTATTCTGAAACTTCGTTTGTTTATTATTCTACAATTCAAAAAGCGCTCAATGTTCGCTCTTTTACTCCAACTGGTTTTGAGGTAGATGGCGCCGGACACAATTTATTAGGTGCAGTTTGTGCGGCATTATTCAAAAAAATTTCCATTTTTCATGAACAAAACGAAACCAATCATTTTGTCATTATGAAAGACAATCCAATACCATTAACTACAAGTTTTGATCCCGTTACAGAATATCCCATTGTACAAATGCATCAAAAACCGGCTGTTGCACTAAAAGAAGTTCCGGCTTCGCTAATAGCAAAAGCAATTGGTTTGGCAATTGACGATTTAACGGTTGGTGATCTTCTGCCTACAATTGTTCAAACCGAAGTTGCCCATATAATGGTTCCCATAAAAAACAGACGATTCCTGCACGATTGCATTCCTGATAATAAACGCTTAATTGAAATCTCCAAGGAGTACGGATTTGAAGGTTTTTATTGCTTTACCATTTTCGATGCAAAACATGAAAATATAGTCGAAGCCCGATTTTTTAATCCGCTAATTGGCATTGATGAAGATGCTGCTACAGGAACAGCTGCCGGACCTTTAATAGGTTTTTTAACTAAAACCAAATACACAAAACCCAATACCGAATATAAAATCCTGCAGGGCGTAAAACTAAATCAACCTTCGTTGATTGAAGTTATGGCCAGAGAAAATGATATTTTGGTGGGTGGTTCTGCGGTTATTACAATGAAGGGGGAAATTTATATATAG
- a CDS encoding SMI1/KNR4 family protein, with amino-acid sequence MSLNYNLETQFLKKVEDPNNITNKREILTDDQIKDILEKHPKIPKDYIAYLQEIGSGNFRECKFKVHPFLFDLEDIGLEDHYELKSNVYFFGDNYCGDFSGFDFDNNDGNVVEFWHESGELYYTNQSFHTYIREQMQIDEDENS; translated from the coding sequence ATGAGCTTAAACTACAACTTAGAAACACAATTTCTAAAAAAAGTCGAGGATCCTAATAATATAACAAACAAAAGAGAAATATTAACAGATGATCAAATAAAAGACATTCTTGAAAAACACCCAAAAATTCCGAAAGATTATATTGCTTACTTGCAAGAAATTGGTTCCGGAAATTTTAGAGAATGTAAATTTAAAGTCCATCCCTTTCTTTTTGATCTTGAAGATATTGGACTTGAAGATCATTATGAGCTAAAATCTAATGTATATTTTTTTGGAGATAATTATTGTGGCGACTTTTCAGGCTTTGACTTTGACAATAATGACGGCAATGTTGTCGAATTTTGGCATGAAAGCGGAGAACTATATTATACTAATCAATCTTTTCATACTTACATTAGGGAACAAATGCAAATAGATGAAGACGAAAATAGCTAA
- a CDS encoding YdeI/OmpD-associated family protein has translation MNATFFPTQEQFRSWLEKHHQKETELLVGFYKVNSKKPSMSWSESVDQALCFGWIDGVRRSIDEESYSIRFTPRKKSSIWSAINIKKIETLTKAGLMKEAGIKAFEFRSEERSKIYSHENEAYILDPELEKQFKANKTAWEYFNNQAPSYKKVIIHVIMSAKQEKTRIARLEKAIKFSAEGKRML, from the coding sequence ATGAACGCAACTTTCTTCCCAACACAAGAACAATTTAGATCATGGTTGGAAAAGCATCACCAAAAAGAAACAGAACTTTTAGTAGGTTTTTATAAAGTGAATAGCAAAAAACCATCCATGTCCTGGTCAGAATCTGTCGATCAGGCGCTCTGTTTTGGCTGGATCGATGGCGTTCGCAGATCGATTGATGAAGAAAGTTATTCTATCAGGTTTACACCAAGAAAAAAATCCAGTATTTGGAGCGCTATCAATATCAAGAAAATCGAAACACTCACAAAAGCCGGATTGATGAAAGAAGCCGGAATAAAAGCTTTCGAATTCAGGTCTGAAGAAAGATCTAAAATTTACTCTCATGAAAATGAAGCGTATATTCTCGATCCTGAACTCGAAAAGCAATTTAAAGCTAATAAAACAGCTTGGGAATATTTCAACAATCAGGCACCATCGTACAAAAAGGTAATAATTCACGTAATTATGAGCGCCAAACAAGAAAAAACCAGAATTGCAAGATTGGAAAAAGCGATAAAGTTTAGTGCCGAAGGAAAAAGAATGCTGTAA
- a CDS encoding MBL fold metallo-hydrolase has translation MPQIHHLNCVKIVSPVNDNVCGHCLLIQENDKLILVDTGIGLLDIQNPEERIGQQLIDMVGYRFDENQTAIRQIEKLGLDPEKVTDCIISHLDNDHIGGLADFPNATVHVGLEECDNYISGNPRYLKTPLSHQPTIKTYEKLDLNWFGFEARKVDIDTETEIYLIPLFGHTLGHCGVAIKTEKGWLFYIADAYYMRIELTNSDHPVNQLAKMRAEDNDLRLSTLDKIRNLINEHPEIEVFGYHDIEEFNFYKN, from the coding sequence ATGCCCCAAATACACCACCTCAACTGCGTGAAAATTGTTTCACCCGTAAACGACAATGTTTGCGGACATTGTTTATTGATTCAGGAAAACGACAAACTCATTTTAGTCGATACCGGAATTGGTCTTTTAGACATTCAAAACCCGGAAGAAAGAATCGGTCAACAACTTATAGATATGGTTGGATATCGTTTTGATGAAAATCAAACCGCAATAAGACAAATCGAAAAACTGGGACTTGATCCGGAAAAAGTGACCGATTGTATTATTTCTCATCTCGATAATGATCATATTGGCGGTTTGGCAGATTTTCCAAACGCAACCGTTCACGTTGGATTGGAAGAATGCGACAACTATATTTCAGGAAATCCAAGGTATTTAAAAACACCTTTATCGCATCAGCCAACAATAAAAACCTACGAAAAATTAGATTTGAACTGGTTTGGATTCGAAGCCAGAAAAGTCGACATCGATACTGAAACAGAAATTTACCTAATTCCCCTTTTCGGACATACATTAGGACATTGCGGTGTTGCGATAAAAACAGAAAAAGGATGGTTATTTTATATTGCCGATGCTTATTATATGCGAATTGAACTTACCAATAGCGATCATCCCGTAAACCAATTGGCAAAAATGCGAGCCGAAGACAACGATTTACGATTGAGCACTTTAGATAAAATCAGAAATTTAATAAACGAACATCCTGAAATCGAAGTTTTTGGATATCATGATATCGAAGAGTTTAATTTTTATAAGAACTAA